The Diorhabda carinulata isolate Delta chromosome 12, icDioCari1.1, whole genome shotgun sequence DNA window AAGAAATATGCAATTAAAGtaattcaaaatagaatttaGAGTGGTTTGAGTGGAAATAGTGTACTATAAAATGCAAACATTATATCAAACTGTGCTTATAATGGATGGAATTTTGTGTCTACGACATGATATGACATGTAGTTCTTTTATATAGTTTAAACTAaggtgtaattgaaaaaaatgagatttaagttaacataaaaattggCATAACTTCATTCAAAATACAGCCACTTGTTTTAGCTTAAAAAAAGTTGATGGGTTGATAAAGATCCATGTCTTACTACACACACTGCGAACAAGCCTCAACGAGTAGTTGGTgatatagaaaatcatttaccgtttattttaatcataatttttatcataattgaCGTGAATTTATGGATGAAACTTCTTTTATTATGTATTTCGAGAATTCTCGTTTCCAGTTATCttcagaaattttgaatttcactTGAATCCATTTCATTTATcgatattatcaattaatttatttatttttcattctcttttttctcttctaattaattattattgtacgtttcttttcactttttatttattttttttaataactattgACACGTCTTAAGACTAAAGTCTCAAATGCTTTGGTGTCTTCGAAGTACCTTAAAAATGTCTTCAGTGCCttcaatttcataataataatcaagatacaatttattttgagataaaGACTAGTTTTTACTCTACAATGAAGCTCAAATCAAACACatgtttattcaattattattcaattaattcaagatattaaaaatactgaaaaatgttTATCTTTCTATGGAAAATGCtagaaaaaatgacaaaattatgtgttattacaaatttatagtaaaactaaaataaaatataataaataaaaaataaaaacaaataaaatggaGTTGTCTTTTATCTTCCTTCAAGTAAGAATTCATTGGcagcatattttatttttgttttcataaattgtACTCTGGCTAGGTCAGGTTTGGACATTGttctttaaatgtattattccGTTTAGGGTTTCTCTAATGATAACGATTCCTGGTTTTTATAAGTTATATAAGTTATAAGCGCTTTCGAAATTTGAAGCTTGAACTTTCAGAAGCATAATTTCACAACAAATTTTCTACGGCTAAATATTGTCAATTCTTGAACAAGGTTTAATTCCAGTAGAGAGGATACAAGACACATTATAATCCATATTCTGTttattatcttaaaaataaccaaaaagcAGAGCTTCGTCACTTCAAATAAAGACATTTAAATATCTCTCATTCTCTACTGGCCGATGACACGAAGTATTGGCTGGTTTAAGACAAgcaatatatatattgaatgtatcaacTTAAGTAAAAATGATTCACTGGAATTAACAGGTGTCTTGTCTGTGCATTTTCACCTCAATGGACACATGTAGACGCTAGTTTAGTGGAGTTTAGTCAGTGCCTCATCAAGCAAAGGTGACAATAGTTATTTTGGCTCACAATGTATAGATTATACATACATTCAATTcaacaagaaaatatattaaatgataCAGTATGAATTTTACAAATACAGCTTAGGCATGGGACAATATTCCgtcgttattttttcttttcgttttccCACAACACGAATATGACAAATCTGCACGtctaacataaataaaatatttttaccggTGTTTACGTGAGATTAAGTAGAAAATCGTGATATATCAAGTCCAGCACCTTCTCACGCTGATCTTCACAAAGGATCCTATAAATATCTATGGCGTAACATTTTGAGTAGACAAATGTATTAGTTGAAGTTTACGCAAGCAACTTCAAcattaaagatataaataatatttaaacgtATTAAGCGTTGGAGTATTTGGAATACTTAAGTACTATTTAACTcgtattttttgagaaataggGAGatacaaaaagattttttgtctttattgaattaactacaaaaatataatttattgtaataattatttcttagcAAAAGCAAACAATTTTATTCTGGAACATACCTGAAACAATGGCTTCGTTTTTGTAATGAAGAggaaatatatattctaattaattttgCAAAAAGTACCTTCTGAATTGGGATATTATTGAGACAAAAGGTGATTCAAGAATAAAGTTTATCATCGTCCATTAACTCCAATGCAATAATAACAGTTTATTGTTCATTAAGCTACATAGATTTATTTAGTGGACattaaaacatttgaatataGCGACGTTATGCATAAGTAGGTACCAAAATTAAGATTGATACATCGCTTGAGCGATCTACTACGTTTAACCCCGTTTCACCAAAGATATTACATATAAATGTACGTCAATAAAGTCTTCATAACTTTGAATATTAACGgatagtttatttatttctacaaataatATCTCAAGTCCATACTGTTCAAATTAAAATCATGAAATTGGTGTTTCCAATTTTCAGTTTTCACTAGCCTTAAGCATAGTTCCTACTTTTGCTGGTATAGCTGGTTATGGTGGGTATGGAAGTCACGCTACAGGAGTCAGTTACTCAGCTCCAGCAGTATCATATTCCCCTAGTGGTCATGCGGGTTATGGTGTAGGTCATGGATTAAATCATGCAGGTCCAATTCCTGTTGTTGTAGGTAATGGACACGAAGTGGATTATTACGTAAGTAGTCAATTCAAATAAGGTAATGTTTCGATTATATAGGAAagtttttgttctaattttcaAGGCTCATCCAAAATACTCCTATAACTACGGTGTAGCTGATGGTCTGACTGGTGATCATAAATCACAATCGGAAATCAGAGATGGTGGTAATGTTAAAGGTTCTTATTCAGTTGTGGAACCCGATGGATCAGTTCGAGTTGTCGACTACGCTGCTGACGATGTCAATGGATTTAACGCAGTGGTTAAGAAAATTGGTCCCTCATTACATGCTGCTCCGGCTCCAGTTCCAATAGCTTCTGCTCCAATTCCTCTTGGATATAGTCATGACGGTGGTTATGGGCATGGATATGGAAACCACGGTGCACATTATTAGTATTTAATTAGATGTTTATATGCTTGGGAATAATAAAGacataaatatttccaatttattatttctttgacCCTTTTGTAGGTTTTTTGTTGCTGTATCGTTTTGCGAAAATTACGTggaattagaaagaaaaatttggcGATATTGAATTCCTACGGTATCCAGCATTTAGTCCTgaccttgcaccgtcagattactCTTTATTCAGATTCATGGGCAATAATTCGAATCCAAAGAAGTTGTTGGAAATACAGTGcggaatttttttgttaattcgataatatttaaATGGTTTCATTGCATAGTATATGTTtgttaatatgaataataaaaaaaaggtatTAAAAGCATAACACAagacattgaaaaaaatgtaagtaCACAAGGTAATTGACATAATTCTCACAATAATGAAACGTAATAGTAGTAAAGACATGATTGCTTCATTTCGTCCATTATGACTTAATTACGTATTTTAAATATTGCATAGTTGTTGTGCGTTCTATTTGTTTATTCAACGAACTTGTAATTGAATTATGTAGGTTAAATGTCGTTACAATAAGCATTTAACTTGAGTCAAAAGTCGATATGCCTCTATAATAATCCAATGTTAAGAAATAAactattatctataaaaacaaaaattggaaaacgaAAACTTAGTTAAAATAAATGTGGACGCTTATATCAGAGAtaagtttttgattttgatatccTGGATAGTACAAAAAAGGTTGGGAAACATCATTTGGAAACAAATATCTTGATAAAAACACCAATAAATCCTGGAAAGTGATTAATTGAGTAATAGATTTAATTAATAGTTTGGATGGAGCGTAGTTCTATGAgcagttattatttttataatgtctGCAGTTTCTTGCCTTATCGTcagtttttgatatttgtatcCCAATCCCTTATTATTTAAGAAGTGATGATTCCAAATACATCACACGTAAGCTTTACtaataaattagtatttgaaACAATGAGCAGCTTTGTTCGCGAAtctgattccgaatcagtttagaAACTGATCGCATGCACCCCCTACCCTGTGAACCATCTTCTACTACTGCACGAAAATGGCTTATACGGAAaatcttttgaataattcaaaaattcactcaacaaacaagattttttattaataaaactgataattttAGAATAACATCTGAAATAGAActaaattgaatcaattttctgTGAACTGACATGTCGATGGGCGAAGATTATTCCGCTGTGTAGAATTCTGTATGTCCTCGTCAAGGATTCGACCAATTAAAACCATCTTGTCGTCGTACAATCCTTTCGAAAGCTGCTGCATTAACATGGATATCCcactcaaaaaaaataatgataccTAAGCAGATAAGAACAGAAATATACTGATGTTGTTCATATTAATCTTTTGTTTTGTCACAGTTTCTTCtcttcaacatttttccaattaattaaactaaaataatattaaggCTCAAATGAACAACGTCATCTTGGATATGAATGTCTTCGAAAGATTACAGATTGGAAAGCTTGAGATTTCAAGTGACATATTTTCAACTATCGGACGAGAGTTGTGGGACTTAAAATGacaatttcatttgtttatcGCTGGATAAAATATTCGTTCATATGGTCAATTCTTACGATTGGTCTTCGCATGTTGGAATGAAATTCAATTATGTTTAGTAACAAATGATGATTTCGCGCTTGTAGATAAATGATGAGGCTGAAAAGCTCAAAATATGTAAGAAGTGATAAGGAGACtcaaaaaagaaattgcagcaATCCGTTGGTCTCCATTGAGGACGATTAGATCCACATGGTACATGCCTCAAGAGAGATCTATTAAAGCTGTAGAACTGACAATCACTTCAacgtatttcatttttaaagatggagtttataaacaaattgattgTGCGAACGAAAGAAAATTTCTGTTGGGTTAAAACAGATGGCATTCCCATACTTTTGTGAGTATCTATCTGTCAATGTCGGgttatatattgataaagacCAATAACACATTTGGAGCGTCAAGTTCCAAATAAATGATTAGATGTTATAGTAAGAATTGTCTCTATTATTTcctggaaaaaaattgttatttgagAAAACGTagtgattgaaatatttatttaagttGTAAGCTCGGTATAAAACAAACAATCGAACAAAACTAAGAGTCTTTGTAACAAATAATTAGACAAATTATTTGTGTGTTACTTTTTGTTAACGCATTCACTTAGTCTTTGCATTCATAATAGCtctattgtatttaatattttaaattataatcaaatcaaattttaggtacttcaataattgttataataaactgaaatttgAGTTTGATATTAGTTTGAATCGTAGAATTTACTACAATAACGCTGATAAGAGAAATTTATCAAAGaatgattttgtaataaaactattaaatatttgacCAAAAATATCGAGATTTTAGGATAATTATACGTTCAAAACTCAAATTAAAAGATAGTATGagttttctttcattattttataaaagtattCGCATATGAGGCTTAAATAGTTAAAGGGTGTCAGAAATAGAAggtatcaaaaacaaaaataccgATATTCAGTTATATATCTAATTAATTTCAGGTTGATACCGCTAATTAACATATTACAAGTCGATATTCTAATGAAGGAAATGAATTCTACGAAGCATGTAATTGTTAATTAtccttattattataattatgatGGATTGCATCAACTGAGATGAAGTGTTGTGTATTTATCACGATGCATactattgttttaaaaatattttcatgtactgttagataattattcttttt harbors:
- the LOC130900137 gene encoding larval cuticle protein A2B-like, encoding MLFIFSLALSIVPTFAGIAGYGGYGSHATGVSYSAPAVSYSPSGHAGYGVGHGLNHAGPIPVVVGNGHEVDYYAHPKYSYNYGVADGLTGDHKSQSEIRDGGNVKGSYSVVEPDGSVRVVDYAADDVNGFNAVVKKIGPSLHAAPAPVPIASAPIPLGYSHDGGYGHGYGNHGAHY